A stretch of DNA from Salvelinus sp. IW2-2015 linkage group LG20, ASM291031v2, whole genome shotgun sequence:
CCCAACCAGCCAATGCCAAAGCCAGATAAAGCTGCCCTGGTTAAACTCCCGCCGATTCCACAGCAGAGGGGCTCCATCTCATATGAGGAGTACCAGAAGCTGAACCAGAAGATGCCAGACAGCACCATCCACACAGAGCACCTGGATGAGTTCCTAAACTCACTGTCAGTACCTACCCTCTGCTCCATACTTACCATTCATACCTGTTCTATTCCCCACAACTGTCACTGTTATTCCCTAACACCACTATCTGCTTGTACCTGTTTACCTGTAGCGGCATTGCTCGTATTGAAGACCTGGCAAATATGGTGCCGGACGATCCCCAGATCGATGCCCAGTCTGATGGTAAGTAGCATGCATACTGTTAGCCTGTCTTATATTGTCAACTAATACTACCTACCAATAcaaaacacatgtttttattaattaatttatgaTGATCTTctattgtacatttattttgaagtgaTGTTCCTATGTTATGAGCAACAGTCATATCTATTGTCTATTCTACCACATGTAGCCTTCAAAGAGGTCTTTGAGCAGTTTGCAAAGAACAGCGATGGCTCTATCAATGAGGAGGGCCTGGCGTCCACGCTGGACAGAGTGGGGATCAGTATCAGCCCAGAGGAGGTGAAGAAAACCCTGCAGAAGGCTCACGACGACAGTATGTTTCTGCCTCAGTATCTGGAATTACCCCAAAATATAATAACGTGCTTTCCATTATAAACATGTTAGAACAGAATACATAACAattgtttgtgtcccaaatggccccctgttCCATATATAGTGCGTGACATTTGTACCCatctagggctctggtcaaaagtagtgcactataggttgccatttggggtgCAGCCATACACATTCCCTTAGTTGACATGAGTTGACAGGCTGGCTCACTGGCTGTTTTTGTTTCTTGGCTTCAGAGGACGGAGAGGTGGGGTTTCAAGATTTCCTGCATGTGATGGCGGACAGCCAGCGCTTCTCCAAGTGTGTGAAAGGTGAAGATCCCCGACTAAGATGTTGCCTTCACTAAACATATCTGGATTCACATGGAAATATGAACGTACGACTCACAGAGCTGCCATAGCGTTTGTGAGACTGTTTTAAGATGGTGcttactttcctctctctctcactacatcGCTTTACCTCTCACTCCTTTCTGAGCTGAAGGAGCAGACCCATCCCAGTCTGTTGAGGTGTGTGAGACAGTGTTTTACAAGACCCTGACCAAGATGCTGGCTGCTGGTATCCTGTCCAGTGGTACTACAAGAGCGATAGTACAGTAAGCCATTCTAAGTCATGCTACTTTCTTCTCGTATATGAATAGCCGACCGACATCATGTGAAGCTATACATGAGTGTGTACTCACTGGATGTCGTCAGAGATCATGTAAGGTTAACAAGACGTTTTCAGGGAAAAACAAAGAGACAACTTTTCATTGCAGTATCTTATGAATTTTAAATAAACGTTATCTGTTTACACAGAAATAATACATTCTTGTGGTCAGCTGTGTCAGCCATATTTGACTGTCCCCTACCTCTGACCAGGTACTACCATAAAAAGACTCCGAGGCTGATCCGGCGGGCCGTGCGACCAGACAGGGAGGACGGGGACCGTGTTCTCAACTACTACACCAAGGGAGCTCATCTCATAGGCCTGAAGAGCAAGCAGCTCCTCAAGTACATCCAGCCAGTGGGTGAGCTAACACATGATAACACCCAGCACACACAGtactcctttctccctcctccctatatTCATATTGAACTGCTTCAGCTTTCATACTCTCCTAGTCAAATTTATATTGATTGGCAGAGGAGTGATGAGGGACTGCTGTTGATTTGATGTGCAGAGACAATTGCCCAGAGCCAGAAGGAGAAAGACAGCCCGTACTTGAGGCGTCCCAGCATGAACGTGGCCTACACCTCCTGGGACCCCCGGCGCATGTCCCTGAACCCTGCACAGAGGGCCAAAATGGGCCGCATGAAGTCTGTCAAGACCTGGAAGACCGCTGAGATCGAGGATCGCATCAGACAAGTAATTTTCGAAAAACATTTTCACATATTGAATTATGTGAGAAATATAGAAAGGCAGCGGAAATATGTGGCTGATCTTCTTGTATTTGTACCAGCTGTCAATCAAGCACCCTGGGATGGAGAAAATGGAGATGATCACGCCTGTGAAGATGAAGGTGAACATGTCCATGAAGGAGAGGGACCACCTCACTTACAATGAGATCAACCGGATAAAACAGAAGGTAAGATGGGATTTGAACTGAATGTATGACAATATTGATGCAGCCAGTCGAACATTgaagttctctctgtctctgtctgtccagtCTAAATCAAGTCTGAAGGAGTACCTGAAGGACCTGAACCAGCTGAAGCGCAGGGACATGTGGAACTCCTGGGGCTCCCTTCAGTGTTACTGTGTCCTCCACAGCCGGAAGGACTTCCCCAAAACCTTCACCACCTACTCCTGGTCCTGGAGCAGCTGTCGCAACATGATGGAGACTGGAGACCTGGACGCTCCCTGTAGGCCAACCCTACGCCCCTATATAACCAACCACTGGAGCCCATCGCCAGGAAGCAGCGTGCCTCGTCCAATCAGGGAGGCTAAAAAGAGAAGACCCCGGCGGCAACCCCCGCTGACAGGAAGAGCAGTACACTGTAGAAAAGAGGAATAACACCAATAGCAATCATAACAATACTGATACGATCAATTACTTTAACCACAAAGATCCAACTCCCTCTGACCACAGTCTCCACTCACCCACCCCTCCTGATCCCAGTCCCTATGATGACTTCGACCAGAGCGGCTGTAGTTATGAGTGCAACAACCTCCCATGCTATGTGTACAAACAGGACCGGCCCCCTAGCTGATCTGTTGCCCTGGGCCTAACTTACATTAGCCCGCCCCTGAGGCCCatgagagggggaggaatggaggagaggacatGCAGTGTCTCCCTGCTCAGCAGAAATAAACCCATCATCTCTGAAAAAATAGCAGAATGAGTCAAACGAGTGTCACTGGTTTGTTTGAACACTGCACCATGcaaaggtgaggaggaggaaggatagGTAGGGAGGGATCTGGGGTCGATGTGCATGAAACCATGAAGGTAACTGACAGAGTGATATGGAAAGGGGGAAGTGGCAGTGCTTTAGTTTGGGATTAGATGTCCAATGTGAATAGCAAGATTATGGGGTATGAGAATATGGTTCAgagctaatatatatatatatatatgtgtgtgttgcctgGATGTTGTGTTCAAACAGTCATTTCCAATAACTCCCACATCAAGAGCCACTTCTCCACTCTAGACATCCCACATTAACATCAGTCTATGTCTAAATCTAAGGGTCCTACAAGGCCAAGGCATGGAGCCTAGGAGGAGAGCCAGGACTACTCATCCCCTTGGCCTGCTCCAACTGGCTGGGTTACACTATAGTCTGCTGATGAAGTCCCTGACGGGTCCAGGTCCTGATAGGGTTGAGGACCCTGGTATCAGGCCCAATTGAGGAAGGGATCAGTGCTGGTCTGATCCATTCATTATGAACAGTCTCAGTCTGATGTTAACCAGACGTGcctgagacacagacacagcgtaCGTTCGCCCTCCGCCTGGCTCCCATTAAGAAGACGACGGGTAATAAAATAAACCACAGTGAAACAGGGAGCTCTGTTGTTAAAGCTGTTGTGCTTGCATGTGTCTGTGCATTTGGCGATATCATAAATTAGCAGTGACACTGTTTACTCAGACGAAGCGTACTTGGCCTGATGGCccctgtcatcctgtgaaccagATGCTTTAGTTTCAGCAGtttccttttcctctcttctgtttACTGTATGCCGAGACCAGATAAGCGCTATTGTGGCAAATACAACAGTTTGGGCTCGATATTTTCTCAGCTAATTGGATAGTAGGACATTGGTCCTGCCTGGGATATCTCGTCATATTTTTCTTCAAACAAATCGATCATTGTTTGGAAATGTTAAACTAGGTAAGGCTGgcctgtgtctgtttctctggatgtcatggggaaagagagagggcccCCTAGTGCCTTTGACTGGTTCCTAAAGGATTATTGTTGtttgactgaggtggtgtaccaCAAGGTGGTGCCAGTGTATCAGCCCTTATTGTCTGGTTCAGTCGCTTCACTTCCTCAGATAAGCTCATTGACTTGATAATGACTTAAATTGTTCTCTGTCTTGTTATAAAGAAGATATACATTTTTAGGTCTAATGAATCTACACTTTAGTATAGTAGTTTATTACGGTTGATACGAAgtaataatatactgtagtagtagtCCTCAAAGCTCTTTAAAATGCTACGCTTCATCAAACTCCTGATGTCAGATCGgtcaatattattttatttatttcacctttatataaccaggtaggccagttgagaacaagttctcctttacaactgcgacctggccaagataatgcaaagcagtgcgacaaaaacaacaacacagagttacacataaacaaacatacagtcaataacacaaaagaaaaattgaaaaattgaaaaaatctatgtacagtgtgtgcaaatgtagaagagtagggaggtaggcaataaataggccctagaggcaaaaaataattacaatcacaatttagcattaatactggagtgatagatgtgcagatgatgatgtgcaagtagagatactggggtgcaaaagagcaagagggtaagtaataatttgGGGATGaagtagtcgggtgtgctatttacagattggctgtgtacaggtacagtgatcggtaagctgctcagacagctgatgcttcaagttagagagggagatataagactccagcttcagagatttttgcaattcgttccagtcattggcagcagagaactgtaaggaaaggcggccaaaggaagtgttggctttggggatgaccagtgcaatatacctgctggagcgaggaCGACGGGTGAgtattgctatggtgaccagtgagctgagataaggcggggctttacctagcaaagacttagatgacctggagccagtgggtttggcggcggatatgtagtgagggccagccaacgagagcatacaggtcgcagtggtgggtagtatatggggctttgttggtaaaacggatggcactgtgatagactgcattcaatttgctgagtagagtgttgggggctgttttgtaaatgacattgccgaagtcaaggatcggtaggatagtcagttttacgagggtatgtttgcagcatgagtgaaggatgctttgttgcgaaataggaagctgattctaaatttaattttggattggatctgcttaatgtgagtctggaaggagattttacattctaatcagacacctaggtatttgtagttgtccacatattctaggtcagaaccgtccagagtagtgatgctagtcgggcgggagggtgcgggcagcaatcggttgaagagcatgcatttagtttttctagcatttaaaagcagttggaggccacggaaggagtgttgtatagcgttgaagctcgtttggaggtttgttagcacagtgtccaaagaagggccagatgtatacagaatgggtgtcgtctgcgtagaggtggatcagagaatcaccagcagcaagagcgacatcattgatatatacagagacaagagttggcccgagaattgaaccctgtggcacccccatagagactgccagaggtctggacaacaggccctccgatttgactgcagggggtgctgagatgttggccaagggaggggtagccaggtggaaagcatggccagccgtagaaaaatgcttattgaaattagcgattatcgtagatttatcggtggtgacagtgtttcctatcctcagtgcagtgggcagatgGGAGGAgatactcttattctccatggactttacagtgtcccacaactttttggaattagtgctacaggtagcaaatttctgtttgaaaaagctatccttagctttcctaactgactgagtatattggttactgacttccctgaaaagttgcatatcacgcaggctattcgatgctaatgcagaacgccacaggatgtttttgtgctgttcaagggcagtcaagtctggggtgaaccaagggctatatctgttcttagttctacattttttgaatggggcatgcttatttaagatggagaggaaagcaacCATCTACTGAcgtgatgaggtcaatatccttccaggatacccgggccaggtcgattagaaaggcctgctcactgaagtgttttagggagcgtttgacagtgatgaggggtggtcgtttgacggcGGACCCAGTActcacacaggcaatgaggcatgaTCGCTGAgctcctggttgaagacagcagtggtgtatttagagggtaggttggtcaggatgatatctaagaatgtgcccatggttacggatttagggctGTACCTGgttggttccttgatgatttgtgtgagattgagggcatctagcttagattgtaggatgtttGTAACAGGATCTTAATGTTGTCAATGATGTTCACACCAAGCTGTTGGCTTCTGAAACCACTTCCTTATCCTCACCAGATATTATTTCCACAGAGGAAACTTATATTGATGTGTTTTTCAGTAATTAGGGGAGAAGTCCAAGCAACAGCAGCATTGTGTCAGGCTTCCGGCTATTCATCGGTCCTTTCTCAGCTTTCATTATTACATTCTGTATCTCAGAATGCAGGAAGGTTCCAGATCTTTAGTATTATTCTGTTTCTCTCATTTTCagttctcagttctctctctgtacctATTTAGTTAGCTCATTTTCTTTTAGTGGGTGACAACGTATATCAGGTACACATTTCCAAAAACGTGAAAATGACATGAAAGCTTTTACCAGATTTTTAACCTCAGCTGCATATCTGGCATCTCTCTTTAGAGGCCATTTAGACGTATCATTGGAACCGTAC
This window harbors:
- the LOC111981375 gene encoding EF-hand calcium-binding domain-containing protein 3-like, whose protein sequence is MQSSAEGKALRSSQGIIHNNSPQHSPPTGTNKSCRGAEGSTSPDNIDSGRKRVKFPFLFTTTAVAVTTTNPLLTQNERPSMKLSAKAEKAHKSVRVAGIPEEIGVGAKVMQKNLPAIPKFSWSRPNPSEEDNKVQGKVKDVRKTKLGKQKEDNIPPIAKEPLRKGSFHGAEQGRGRDYSRRRARLSYDIQRRLNQAMTDSDRLKAREVTKRIGTIRCENLQQWPNRQMPELERFKPRHITKRSGIIPCDELQQRPNQPMPKPDKAALVKLPPIPQQRGSISYEEYQKLNQKMPDSTIHTEHLDEFLNSLGIARIEDLANMVPDDPQIDAQSDAFKEVFEQFAKNSDGSINEEGLASTLDRVGISISPEEVKKTLQKAHDDKDGEVGFQDFLHVMADSQRFSKCVKGADPSQSVEVCETVFYKTLTKMLAAGILSSGTTRAIVQYYHKKTPRLIRRAVRPDREDGDRVLNYYTKGAHLIGLKSKQLLKYIQPVETIAQSQKEKDSPYLRRPSMNVAYTSWDPRRMSLNPAQRAKMGRMKSVKTWKTAEIEDRIRQLSIKHPGMEKMEMITPVKMKVNMSMKERDHLTYNEINRIKQKSKSSLKEYLKDLNQLKRRDMWNSWGSLQCYCVLHSRKDFPKTFTTYSWSWSSCRNMMETGDLDAPCRPTLRPYITNHWSPSPGSSVPRPIREAKKRRPRRQPPLTGRAVHCRKEE